From a single Candidatus Cloacimonadaceae bacterium genomic region:
- a CDS encoding S24/S26 family peptidase, giving the protein MAGSSMEPQILSGDLVICSRDWRGIQINNRIMAFRTPDGITLKQLVLVPKQKTAWLMPINHEFTPIPYTKDSSDLTMIGILDTLIRKYNTAPRCPD; this is encoded by the coding sequence GTGGCAGGCAGCTCAATGGAACCGCAAATCCTCTCCGGCGATCTGGTCATCTGCTCCCGTGACTGGCGCGGCATCCAAATCAACAACCGCATCATGGCTTTCCGCACTCCAGACGGCATTACGCTGAAGCAGCTCGTCCTCGTTCCCAAACAAAAAACCGCCTGGCTAATGCCCATCAACCACGAATTCACCCCCATCCCTTACACCAAAGACTCTTCTGACTTAACTATGATCGGCATCCTCGACACCCTCATCCGAAAATATAATACCGCTCCCCGCTGTCCAGATTAA